TGTGGCTGGAGCAGATTGACAAGAAAAACAATcacaaaatagatattttttggtgtttttttttttttttttttttaaaaaaaggacatttcCCTATACATTGTCTCTAACTTGACAGAGCTGCTTTCTTGGACAGAACAGATGCTGTTAGGAGAGGAGCTGTGGCTGGACCACGAGGGGAACGTGGAGCCAGCCAGGCCCTGACACTGGGGAGGCCAAGGAAGCAAGGGGGCcgagggagagggagggcagcAGGGCTGCCTGGCTGCCCTGAGTGGTCCTCCGTGGGTGTCACTTCCTGTTTCCCCAAGGGAGCTGGCTTGAGGAACGGTCCGTGTCTGGAGGGCTCGGAGGAGGCGGCAGGGAACAAAAAGTAAGAACCACTGTGGGGAATCATGAAACAACGCCATTTAAGAAATCTGgctaaaaagaatacaaaagtgACTCCACAGAGGGGGAGGTGGTGCTCTCACCCCTCCCATTGTTGTTCCCTCTTGCTTTCTTGAATGCTAAGAATCACTTTTAAGAATCTGTGTGTTACACAGCTGGGCTGGTTCCTTTTCTGAAGCTCTCCCTCGGCTCCCTCTCCTTCAGCTGCATTCATGTGAGAAAGCACCGACTTCACAGATCCAAGGCTGCTGAGTGCTCGCCTCcccttgtgagtgtgtgtgtgtgtgcacacgcgtggtgtgtgcatgtgtgcagcggctgtttccttctctcctgcctGCTTCAGTTCAAGCCCCGAGCCCCATCTGCTGGGTGCAGACAGTCTTAAGGGAACACCCCGTTGGCACTAAGGTGAGGGCTTAGATCTTTGCACCCAGGACTCATGGATCCCCCCCTCCCTGCCCGGCACTGGAGTGGGTCCCCCATTAGCTACAGAGTTTGCCTGTCTCATACTCCACAGGGTTTGGCAGCTTGGAGTTGAAAGCCCTCAGAGAGGACTGAATCCTGCCCACCTCATTGTTGGCCAGCTTGAGGCGATGCCGGAGCAAGCAGGAGAAAAGGTCAAGCCGCACCTTGCCAGGTGGAGAAAGCTGGTTGACCCGGTCCCTGAGCTCGATGAGCTGCAAGAGGGCAGAGTCCTGGGAACCTTGAGTGTATGGGTAGTCTAACTGGAGAATTAAGTCCCGGATGGCGTCCGGGTCAAAGGGCAGGCTGTAGCCAAAGACCTGCAAGGTGTTGATTTTCATGTAGCCCAAGTTCTTGGAGGGATCGGTCATCTCCAGAGGCTCGTAGTAGATTGTCTCATTGGAGCTGTCATCCAGGGACTTGATTCGGCTCCGTAGGTAAACATGGACTGTCTCAAAGAAGGTCTTCCACCTATTGCCCAAGGTAATAGTCCAGTTTTGGCACTGGGCAGCGGCATCCACATTAGTCCTTTCCCAGTCTGGGAAATTGCCCTCGTTCACGGGCATGAACCAGCTCTCAGAGTGGCTGCCCCCAAAGGGGTTGACGTAGATGGCCATGACAGGCTCCAGGGTGCTGTTCTTGGTGAGGCAGATCTGCAGGGACAGGGCCAGCATCACGTGCACCAGCCCAGGCTTGTACTTGTTGCTCTTCAGGGTGAGCAGCATGCGTTTCCTCCAGGAAGGGTCGAACCAGCTGCCCAGGCGCATGTCATTGCTGATGAAGATGGAGTGCACCTCGATGCGGCTGTCCCACTTCTGCAGCAGGTACTTCAGCTCCAGGTCCTGCAGGTCTGTCTCCAGCCCCAGAAAGTTCTCCAGCGACTCGGCCACCTCGGGGCGGCACAAGCCCTGGGCGAGCACGTAGCCTGGGTTGCAGCTCCCACAGCGTGTGCTGTTGTCTGGGGCACAGTGGGCACAGGCGGGCCCTTCGCCCAAGGCACAAGGGATGGGGCCCTGGCAGGAAGACTGGTCGTAGGGGCAGGTGCAGCTGTGGCTCTGTTCCAGGAAGGTGCCAGGGAAGGTGCTGTCTCCACAGTAGAGGAGGGACTGGATACGGTTCCACCAGTAGGACAAAGACCTTTGGGAGGGGggataaaaatgaaacaagagtCATAGGAAGCCAAACACTGCTGCTTCCCTGAGGGTGGCAGGAGATTTGACTAATAGGTGATAAGGAAGATAAAAGCCCCAGGTTCTCTGAATGACAGAAACCCTACTTTACCACTTTGGGATAACCGAACAAGTCCTGGAGCTGGGTGTCAGATGGTTCAGCACCAGAAATGTTTGACATCAAATTGTGCTCCTCCCTCCAAAGTACCATCTCCTTCCCTTATTCAAAAGCCTACAGAAGGTCTGCAACGTCTTTCGTATCCAATCTAGATTTCAGCCTCTTAAATAAGATCTTCCAACAACTGGCTCTCCAAACTTTCCAATGTCATGCCAACCTCTTTCCCCTCTTCACAGTCTCTGTCCTTTCTAGAACTCTCCCACCAAGGATAGGACTTTTCTATGGCTGGCTCCCTCTTAAGGTTTAGACTTCAGCTCTTATGATACCTCCTCAAAGAGGTCTTCAGTTACTCCCCTGTCCAAAGCACCACCCAGTCCCTCTCTGTCACATCGCCCTGCTTTGATGTGATccacagcagtgttcattatcaAAATGGattgtgtttatttattgttGACCTGTTCAGAGATGGCTTCCCTGCAAATGCCATGAAAGCAGGGACCCTGCATTATTCCCCAACATATTCTCAGAAACTAGGATTGGTCCTGGTGCCTGGTAAGCATTTCCTAActatttgttggaaaaaaaaaaaaaaaagaacctttctCAAATGCCCTTGCTGGTCTGTCCTCTCACTCATATGTCCCTCGTTACCTGTGCCTCAGTTAGAAGTGCACCCCTGGGTTGCTGTGAGGGcagcacccccgcccccccggaaTGCTCTGGCTCATATGCACCAGCCCACTTCCATTTCCTCCCACACAATCTGGCCAAGAGGTCCTTCTCCTGGGCGGCTTTTCTCTCTGACCTTTACTCTTATTAGACTATGCCTTTGACTTATGGTCCACGAACATGCTTTTAAGTGGCTGCcacataataattttataattttgatgttcctgtatatttattatatcttCTCAATTAACAAGTATCCCTCACTGCTTAATATTAGGACATACGAGGTGGACTTAATAAAGGCTTGTTGGATGCACGTgtgaatgagtggatggatgCATGAGGGCCTGTGACAATCCAGCCCCACTCTGTTCCCGAGGGCACAGGGCCTCAGCTCGCTTCCCTCCTGTGACTCAGAGCAGAGTCACTTGTTGGAAACAATCTACTGTGCGTGTTTCTCATCATACGCAATTGGTCTAAAAGCTTTAACTCCACCCTTTTCTTTCCTAAAAGACTTACTAAAATAGAAATGAGTAAGTGAGAATTAGAGTATTATTAGAATAACATTCAAATCgactataatttatataaaagtaaaattagcgtctctgtttctttttctctctctcacttagGATGCAACTCATAACTGAGAATGACACGCAAGTAGGTCAAGATGACAGGAGACTCTAACAGGCCGTGTGTGGGTCAGCATGCCCAGCTCTGCTGTGTTGGACAGGGGTCCTCCCCGGCCTCAGTGGCCGTCGTGGGTGACGTGCTCTGGCTCGGGCATCTGGGGTGCTCACCTCTCCTTTGGCAGGCGGAAGCGGGGCTGCCGGTGGCAGCGCTTGCAGAGGTTGAAGAGCCGGCGGATGATCCGATGGGTCTTCTTGAACAGCACTTTCAAGCTGGCTCCCAGCTGCTGGAAGCGGTGCTGGAGGCTGGTGTCCATGGCCCAGAACTGGGAGATGGCTGTGGAGTTCAGGAACCTGTCGTCCGGCAGCCGCTTCAGCAGGGCCTGGAATTCCTCT
This genomic stretch from Kogia breviceps isolate mKogBre1 chromosome 1, mKogBre1 haplotype 1, whole genome shotgun sequence harbors:
- the BRINP2 gene encoding BMP/retinoic acid-inducible neural-specific protein 2 isoform X2, with translation MGSSAGTGSPRLGAGCLGHGGRCGPRASCLRGRPAAPGLAAHRSGPVSPCAGVHRLRGALPPGFYHQIQDLQVTETRTGPLGCSNYDNLDSVSSVLVQSPENKVQLLGLQVLLPEYLRERFVTAALSYITCSSEGELICKENDCWCKCSPTFPECNCPDADIQAMEDSLLQIQDSWVTHNQQFEESEEFQALLKRLPDDRFLNSTAISQFWAMDTSLQHRFQQLGASLKVLFKKTHRIIRRLFNLCKRCHRQPRFRLPKERSLSYWWNRIQSLLYCGDSTFPGTFLEQSHSCTCPYDQSSCQGPIPCALGEGPACAHCAPDNSTRCGSCNPGYVLAQGLCRPEVAESLENFLGLETDLQDLELKYLLQKWDSRIEVHSIFISNDMRLGSWFDPSWRKRMLLTLKSNKYKPGLVHVMLALSLQICLTKNSTLEPVMAIYVNPFGGSHSESWFMPVNEGNFPDWERTNVDAAAQCQNWTITLGNRWKTFFETVHVYLRSRIKSLDDSSNETIYYEPLEMTDPSKNLGYMKINTLQVFGYSLPFDPDAIRDLILQLDYPYTQGSQDSALLQLIELRDRVNQLSPPGKVRLDLFSCLLRHRLKLANNEVGRIQSSLRAFNSKLPNPVEYETGKLCS
- the BRINP2 gene encoding BMP/retinoic acid-inducible neural-specific protein 2 isoform X1, which translates into the protein MRWQCGTRFRGLRPVAAAPWAALLALALPGWVLAVSATAAAAVPEHHASAVGQPPLDWLLTDRGPFHRAQEYTDFVERYRQGFTTRYRIYREFARWKVNNLALERKDFFSLPLPLAPEFIRNIRLLGRRPNLQQVTENLIKKYGTHFLLSATLGGEESLTIFVDKRKLSRKSEVAGIAPIVGGGGNSSAVSLETLHQLAASYFIDRESTLRRLHHIQIATGAIKVTETRTGPLGCSNYDNLDSVSSVLVQSPENKVQLLGLQVLLPEYLRERFVTAALSYITCSSEGELICKENDCWCKCSPTFPECNCPDADIQAMEDSLLQIQDSWVTHNQQFEESEEFQALLKRLPDDRFLNSTAISQFWAMDTSLQHRFQQLGASLKVLFKKTHRIIRRLFNLCKRCHRQPRFRLPKERSLSYWWNRIQSLLYCGDSTFPGTFLEQSHSCTCPYDQSSCQGPIPCALGEGPACAHCAPDNSTRCGSCNPGYVLAQGLCRPEVAESLENFLGLETDLQDLELKYLLQKWDSRIEVHSIFISNDMRLGSWFDPSWRKRMLLTLKSNKYKPGLVHVMLALSLQICLTKNSTLEPVMAIYVNPFGGSHSESWFMPVNEGNFPDWERTNVDAAAQCQNWTITLGNRWKTFFETVHVYLRSRIKSLDDSSNETIYYEPLEMTDPSKNLGYMKINTLQVFGYSLPFDPDAIRDLILQLDYPYTQGSQDSALLQLIELRDRVNQLSPPGKVRLDLFSCLLRHRLKLANNEVGRIQSSLRAFNSKLPNPVEYETGKLCS